The genomic segment GCCAGCTCTGCGTTTCCAATGTGACCACAGAATATGGTGATGACAAACGGCAGGAGGAAATTCAGAACCCGAGACAGAACCTGCAGAAACAGACTGgactcagctgctgcagcaaagTTCTGCTGTTTTACTGTCACCATGCACTCACTGCATGTATTTATGttatacattataaatatacattacattacacattacatttgATCCAACAGTGACTGTCAAACAGACGCGGTCACAGCTGTGACACCGAGTGAATAACAAGCCAATGTCCCACCAGCACTTCAACTTTCCCCTACTCACCAGTGGACCTGTGAGCTTCAGGACGTGGTAGAGTTCCTCTCTGTAGGCCGCTGGCAGCCAGCGAGTCACAAATGCACAGCGACACAGTTGTGAAGGAGCGGCCGCGGCCTCGTCTCCCTCACGCTCTGCCATGTTGGCACCGGGCGACTGTGCCGGGTCTGAGGAACCCAGCTTCTCCATTCAATCACGGGGGAGAGAACACAGATGGAGGAGTgaaggcaacaaaaaaacaggaaaaaaaaaaagccaactgacaaaggagggagggagggagggaggtgaggagggagggagggagggagggagtgggggATACATGAGTGAGGGATAAGAGTTCAGAAACACAAAGTTATTGATTAAATAACGtggtttgaggaggaggagagacttATAGAactgtgagtgagcgagtgagcgagtgagtgagtgacggagggagtgagtgagttgtgAGGAAATTTTCGCACAATATTAAGGGATTTTTTTGAGGGTAAAGGTTTGCTTTAAGGGTTATGGTCAGGGCTGGGCTCGGGAATGTCAATGGATGTCCTCACAACTACAgagaaacaagtgtgtgtgtgtgtgtgtaggacacagcagtaataataatctgatgaagaatgtgtgtttacacactgaACAAAGTGGCTCTGGTGGCATAAACGCTGCAGTCGCACAGGTTTTCACATTTGCATGTTacgttaagttaagttaagttaagttaagttagtGTTGTATAAGCTGTGCTCACACACTCTATACACTGTAGGCTCTGAGCCCCTGATCTTATCTCTCTGTACTTAGACCTCTGACTTTAACCCTGCATGGTGTTTCCCTGCTCAGCACAGGGTTGTGTGCTGTAgcctcactcattcattcactcactcactcactcattcacgcacatatttcactcactcactccttttCTTCCTGACTGTACTGTAAACATCAGCCAGATTGATCAAACGCTCACTGTGATcactttaagtgtgtgtgtgtgtgtgtgtgtgtgtgtgtgtgtgtgtgtgtttgggggtaAATTGTGTAACCTCATGTAAACAACCATCATAACATGTGCTGCAGttcctgttgacctttgatCTGAGACATTTCAAACTTCGCTGATTAAAAACCAGCTCtttgttaaaagaaaagaaaaacagttcaAACAAAGTGAatcaaaataagaaataaaagtaataataagaaactgtcacatgtcacatgccTGCTGTACATACAGGtgtattaaatgtgtgtgtgtgtgtgtgtgtgtgtgtaatagtaAGTGACAGACAGCCTTTGTCTAATGTGCATATAACATAGAATATGTAATATGATGTTGCACAGATGTTACACACTCGATCAGGACGACTCAATAAcaatatgtaaatgtatgtttgtgCATATGAAGATCAGAGCAGCAGGGCTGCACACGTGGAGGAAGAAGGATTTAAACCATTAAGTTTTctgttgatcattgtttctctccagtgggagagagagggcaacacacacacactcaggtccAGGTTACAGCGTCTACATGAGCAGACTGAgctgatcacatgacacatgatgaCACATGATGACACACGGGATCTGAACGTCACCTGGGTGAGTCAATGCCTGCGTTCACCTGGTGGGGGCAGTGTTTGCAGCACATGACCAACAAGAATCATACAGAGTTACAGCAAAGCATAatcacataataataacataatattttatttaatatcaaGTACAAGGCTTCAGTCGCTCCAGGTATTGGTACGAAAGGTCGTGACCTCATCCACAGACGACTccacacactcttcacactctcaTGTGAGTTTACTTCCTCAATAACAGGACAATGTTCTATGTACTTTTATGTCCCgcttggcttcaggaggaaaccatttaccattcatGTGTGCAGGTATGagagtataataataatatacactgttgttgttgttattatgggaTGCTGTAATGTCCTTGTTAACGGCACATTCCCTCACACATTGAGCCGGCTCTCTGTCTGTGGATCATAACTCTGCCTCTGTCAGTCAGACGCCACACAATCATAATCTTTACATCATAATAACAGtgctaatttaatttaatcttatGCAGGAGtagtgcagagagacaggaggggagagaaagggagacagGAGTagggcagagagacaggaatcatgcagagagacaggaggggagagaaagggagacagGAGTagggcagagagacaggaatcatgcagagagacaggaggggagagaaagggagacagGAGTAGGGCAGAGACAGgaggggagagacagagagacaggagtCGTGCAGAGGGACAGGAATcgtgcagagagacaggagtCATGAGGAGAGACAGGAGTcatgcagagagacaggaatcgtgcagagagacaggagtCATGAAGAGAGACAGGAGTtgtgcagagagacaggaatcatgcagagagacaggaggggagagaaagagagacaggagtagggcagagagacaggagggaagagacagagagacaggagtcgtgcagagagacaggaatcgtgcagagagacaggagtcatgaagagagacaggaggggagagaaagagagacaggagtagggcagagagacaggagtcgtgcagagagacaggaattgtgcagagagacaggaatcgtgcagagagacaggagtCATGAAGAGAGACAGGAGTCGTGCAGAGACAGGAATcgtgcagagagacaggagtCATGAAGAGAGACAGGAGTtgtgcagagagacaggaatcATGCAGAGAGACATGAGTCGTGCTGAGAGAGACAGGAATcgtgcagagagacaggaattGTGCAGAGAGACACGAGTGACATTACATGTAATACATGATTTATCGATGATAAATTGTCTCTggtgccctctggtggacagatgtgacattacatgtacaatagattAAACTGCCCTCTGGTTGACAGAAgtgacattacatgtacaatagattaaactgccctctggtgggcagatgtgacattacatgtacaatagattaaactgccctctggtggacagatgtgacattacatgtacaatagattaaactgccctctggtggacagatgtgacattacatgtacaatagattAAACTGCCCTCTGGTAGAAagatgtgacattacatgtacaatagattaaactgccctctggtggacagatgtgacattacatgtacaatagattaaactgccctctggttgacagatgtgacattacatgtacaatagattaaactgccctctggtggaaaGATGTGGcattacatgtacaatagattaaactgccctctggtggaaagatgtgacattacatgtacaatagattAAACTGCCCTCTGGTTGACAGAAgtgacattacatgtacaatagattaaactgccctctggtggaaagatgtgacattacatgtacaatagattaaactgccctctggtggacagatgtgacattacatgtacaatagattaaactgccctctggtggaaaGATGTGGcattacatgtacaatagattaaactgccctctggtggacagatgtgacattacatgtaaaacatgatTTATGGATGATACATTTGTTCACattaaatattacaagaatgtgttttaatgttttcatccacacaccAGAGAGTTTAGTGCTGTTGTTACAGCTTTGACCAATAAATCCTCCTCCTgcgcttgcacacacacacacagacagatgatgGGTGTGTACAGGAATCGTTGGCTGAGTGATGAGAAGGTCATTTAGAAACTATTGAAGGAAGTTATAAAAGTGTCCTCATCTGCATGTGAAGCTTTATAAGAGAAGctgaacactgacacacacacacacacacacaggggataACACACAGCTGCCACTGTCAGGTATGTTTCGCTGTCATTATAACATTATTGACTTTATactaaaaaacattttcttttctgtagctactaaactaaactaaactttgGAGGGAGTTCAAGTCTCTTAAAGACTCACCTCTTCTCCTCGGCCTTCACGTCTATGtagttttcaacattttactattttattatgtcactattttactgttttacttctatTGTTGgtgattcatgttttattttgtgttgctgtgccTTTTAACTCTGTAAACCCTGGTTGTTAAATGTGCACTAGAaggttgtgtctctgctgtgtctgcCTGGAAACAGatctgaggctgaggctgaggctgaggctgagctgGTGTGGCTGAGGAACGATCAGCTGGTCCGTCTGACGGAGGAGAACAGGAAGGGTCAGAGCAGAGTGTGCGTTACACCCGTCATCTATGACGATAACGGGGCCAATTTCACCTGCTTCCTGAGCGGCAATGACACAGTCAGAGCCTCGGTCGTCCTCAACGTCACATGTGAGTGATGTCTCCAGGGTTTTAAATACACTACGCATTAATATcatcctttttttaaagaaaagatgaAGAGTTATATTCCTCCTCCTGTTGTGTGAAAACCACTGTAGAACTGgttcttacacactgaacctttaatcaCATCGATCACTGATGTTTTTAGgggtttttcttctgcttcatgGTTCAGAGATGTTTGGTTATTTTCTATCATCCTGTGAACTGTGATATAAATATCCTGAATTCAAATGAGGTCGTTTGAGGTGACGAGGTGTTTATGAGACACTCCTCCATAATGAACGGTCTGCGTTTGAAACGCTGCAGCGCGGCGGCTGCATGAAGACACGTCACACTGTGTAAAATCAACCACctgttcactgacagcagcagcagcagcagcagcagacgacgCTCGCCTCATGATTTAAGAGCAACTCAGTGTTTCTCCAGTCTGTGGATTTATGTGTCGAGACAAACAGAGGATTGATCACATTCTCACAAAATGTCTGAAAagtgtgaataaataaagaatagtGACTTATTCCAATCATGTTTGAGTTTAGGCCACAGTCAGGATCTCCTGAAGGCGTTTGTATGAATCAAGCTCatcttatttacatgtcattcaACATGTAAATAAGGAGCTTGATTTATTTCTATGCGGTTAAAACAGAGTCTTGCTCATCAGCAGAGACACTGGCTCCTCACAGAGTGTGTAATCTGGGCCTCTCACCTCCACAGACTGCAATCAGTAACACGCTGTGACATCATTAACGACACTTCCTGTCACTTTTATTCAACCACAACTTGTGATACAGTAGCTCGAGGAATCTCACATTAACTTCTTGATCACGTTGCAGCGTCAGAGCCGGAGTTTTAATCAATCTCACACGACGTGTTGTACATTTCTGTGggagatatttatttatatttttggtcCCTGTGCTTAATCTTAATGTCCCACGTTTTTTAAACGTAATTTTTTATCAATATTAGTCCCGGATGTGgcataaaaaaagatttctgtgtcacagtgacgAAAGAATGCAGTAATATAAAGTATGATGTATTTACATGAGCACATAAAGAATCAGATATTTACAATCAGATATTAAAACATAGACAAAAGGATTCACGGTCAGTTGTTTCAGTGCAAACGTGTAAatcaacacaggaaaaaaaaaggttaaaatcgATCAAAGTGGAGAAATCTGTGTTCTCTGACGTCCGCGTGTCTCTTTCTGTTAAAATGTGATCTTTGTAAcgaagcctgtgtgtgtgtgcgcgtgtgtgtgtgtgtgtccgtgtccgtgtgtgtgtgtgcgcgtgcgtgcgtgcgtgtgtgtgtgtgtgtgtgtgtgcaaccgCGACCTCACGCAGCCTCACGCAGCCTCACGCAGCCTCACGCAGCCTCTGCTTTCTGGGGATTTTTTCTCCCCTGGAAGAGAAGTGCGTTcagatgttgatgtttttaacgttcagaggtcagaggtcaggggtcaggtcCAGATAAGCTGACTGAGTCGGGTTGGAGACATTTGCCCAGGTCAGGGTGAAGTTGGCCCTGCTGTGAGCAGACAGCTCTGGTGCAGGGAAAGCGACGTGGAAAGCGACGCCCACGAGCAAAGCAAGAATCAAAGCCAGGAGAGTGAGTCCACGACGCAGGATCAGCTGAGTGACGGACAGAAGAGCCTCAGGTTTGCTCTGCTCACCATCCTCTTTGGTGCTTTCTGCACTCGTGTTGTTGCCCTCGGCGCCGTGACCCGCCTTCAGCCCCTGATCCTGAGTGTTGACTGGACAGTAACCGTCAGCCTGAGGAACCACTTCACCGTCCAGCTGTGGCTGAGGGGAGGGGCACAGTTAATGATAGGATATAAATGCAGTTATAAAACAGCTAAGAGAAACACTCACTGTGGAGACGCAGTCAGAGACATCAGGCACCGCGGCTTCACTCAGCGACGCACTGACCGGACGCTTCAACATCACTGCTACGGTTCTCCCTGCTCGCTGCTGAGCCTggaacacatgacacaaacagtCATGAGACACAGAGGCTTCTGTTTCTTTACACCTGCAGCTCCCTGCTCGCCGCTGAGCCTggaacacatgacacaaacagtCATGAGACACAGACGCTTCTGTTTCTTTACACCTGCAGCTCCCTGCTCGCCGCTGAGCCTggaacacatgacacaaacagtCATGAGACACAGACGCTTCTGTTTCTTTACACCTGCAGCTCCCTGCTCGCCGCTGAGCCTggaacacatgacacaaacagtCATGAGACACAGACGCTTCTGTTTCTTTACACCTGCAGCTCCCTGCTCGCCGCTGAGCCTggaacacatgacacaaacagtCATGAGACACAGACGCTTCTGTTTCTTTACACCTGCAGCTCCCTGCTCGCCGCTGAGCCTggaacacatgacacaaacagtCATGAGACACAGAGGCTTCTGTTTCTTTACACCTGCAGCTCCCTGCTCGCGGCTGAGCCTggaacacatgacacaaacagtCATGAGACACAGACGCTTCTGTTTCTTTACACCTGCAGCTCCCTGCTCGCGGCTGAGCCTggaacacatgacacaaacagtCATGAGACACAGACGCTTCTGTTTCTTTACACCTGCAGCTCCCTGCTCGCTGCTGAGCCTggaacacatgacacaaacagtCATGAGACACAGACGCTTCTGTTTCTTTACACCTGCAGCTCCCTGCTCGCCGCTGAGCCTggaacacatgacacaaacagtCATGAGACACACAGGCTTCTGTTTCTTTACACCTGCAGCTCCCTGCTCGCCGCTGAGCCTggaacacatgacacaaacagtCATGAGACACAGAGGCTTCTGTTTCTTTACACCTGCAGCTCCCTGCTCGCCGCTGAGCCTggaacacatgacacaaacagtCATGAGACACAGAGGCTTCTGTTTCTTTACACCTGCAGCTCCCTGCTCGCCGCTGAGCCTggaacacatgacacaaacagtCATGAGACACAGACGCTTCTGTTTCTTTACACCTGCAGCTCCCTGCTCGCCGCTGAGCCTggaacacatgacacaaacagtCATGAGACACAGAGGCTTCTGTTTCTTTACACCTGCAGCTCCCTGCGCGCCGCTGAGCCTggaacacatgacacaaacagtCATGAGACACAGACGCTTCTGTTTCTTTACACCTGCAGCTCCCTGCTCGCCGCTGAGCCTggaacacatgacacaaacagtCATGAGACACAGACGCTTCTGTTTCTTTACACCTGCAGCTCCCTGTGAGCTCACACTCATCACATCTGTGTTTGGACTTTGAGACAAACATGAAGGAATGTAAATACAGATGCTGCAGTGATGAGAGGATTCAACCGAtgacactgccacctgctggccacAGACAAGCACTTacatttcattcattgattcacttccactcctgaatcctgaatCCTCTCTGGAATCCTATCCCTACCTTGCGTGTGACTTTTTTCCAGTTGAGTTTGAAGATGAGAAGGAGGTAGAATCCCGTCTGAAGGCAAACAGAGATGAGGAGGCCGAGCCAAAAACctaacacaggaacacacacacacgtcattcaGTCATAATTCATTCATAATTCACCTCGTCCTGTCAGCTGAGAGAGCTGTGTCGCAGCACCACTGAGATTCTGTTTTAGTTGAACAGTTGCTTTTCAGTATTTGAAACGTTCAAACGACAAGCGTCAGTTTTGTGACGATGAAAAactgtgtatgtatacacatatatgtgtatatatagacatatatgtatacatacacatacatatatacacatatatgtgtatatatgtatataatagtGGATCATTAGTGAAGTGACTTGTGTCTCACGTGCGTGAGAAGACAGATGCGATGTTACCTAAGATTCTGAGCTGAGCAGCAAACATCAGAGCGATTCCCGCTGGCAGAGCAACGAAGTAATAAGACACCAGGTTGGACAGAGCAGCAAATTTCTGCATCCCAGATCCGATGAGAATCCCTGTGCAGACAcactaacaacacacacacacacatgttcatttaaaaaaaaacacacatcagatCATCTGTCTCACCTGTGCTCATGAATCACTGACCAGGATGGCATCAAAGAACTGAAGAAAGATGTAGACTGTGAGGTTGGTTGAGACGAGCGCCACGATGCTTCtaacaaacagaagaagaaacacacttatctcaggatcagtgacaggatcagataagtcaaacatggacttatcccaggatcagtgacaggatcagataagtcaaacatggacttatctcaggatcagtgacaggatcagataagtcaaacatggacttatctcaggatcagataaatcaaacatggacttatctcaggatcagataagtcaaacatggacttatctcaggatcagtgacaggatcagataagtcaaacatggacttatctcaggatcagtgacaggatcagataagtcaaacatggacttatctcaggatcagtgacaggatcagatagatcaaacatggacttatctcaggatcagataaatcaaacatggacttatctcaggatcagataaatcaaacatggacttatctcaggatcagataagtcaaacatggacttatctcaggatcagtgacaggatcagataagtcaaacatggacttatctcaggatcagtgacaggatcagataaatcaaacatggacttatctcaggatcagataaatcaaacatggacttatctcaggatcagtgacaggatcagataagtcaaacatggacttatctcAGGATCAGTGACACACACGTGAGTGAATGATGTGAAACTCACTCGTCAGAAGTAAAAATGCCACCAAGGAAAGACTTAGACGCAGCGAGGATGACGCCCTGGATCACAGAGAGCAGCGCTGCAGTAAACACACAGTCCACAGTTTAACACAAAGACACCTGATGAGTGCTTATTCTGGGATGTATGATCATACCTGTTAGAACCAGAGCCACCCTGCAGGTCACTAAGGCTCGGGCAGTGTTTCCGGCCCCCAGAGCGTtacccacacgcacacaggtgGCTGCGTGGATACCGAGAGGAAACTGCAAAGACTCTGCGTTAGTGATCGACATTAACATTCTGAGAAGTTTAAGTGTTTGAGGCGGTAAACTGTGAGCGTGAAGCAGTCTTAAAACGTCAGAAATAAACTCTCACacgttgttttatttgttaaagctgtagtttgtaaGCCATCAAATGAATTTACACAGAAGTTGCCCACGGTCGCTTTAAACCTCTACAGAAACAGATAATCTTTATCTTTACATGATCATGATCAGGTGAACAAACACATACCATGTATGTTATGGCTCCTGTTTCCAGCAGAATGTGCTGAGCAGCCAGATCCACCTCTCCAAGAACCCCTGATGTGATAAAGATGTTGATCAGCTCAGCATGCCTTCAAATCTCATCTGCTTATACCAgtttatttcaatttcaattctgCCCCCACATTAATCacttaaatatgtttgtataatactaataataatagtttttgtgatgggattattattattagtattattttgaTATATTCATTTCAGCGGCTTTTCTCtgaactcaaaatgtttaaaatcgcattgaatttgtgaaatttgtaaaatcttcacagttcaaagttcactgcctcgtttttatgaataaagagaaaagaaaaacgctcgGTTTCGTCTGCACAATtactgctactttatatcaccagtaaaaatttgacataaaatgaatcataactttgactcaacaacacagaagaagacggaaaatagaccatttttacttttactaacagaaaacaaacacatgagttCTGACCAGCGAGGAAACCGCCGATCTCCCAAATCCACCACTCAAAGTAGACCATTAAAGCACTGGGAACAGCCAGCTTCATGTAGGAACCCCACTCCTGCAGACAGTCAGTGTTccagcctgcacacacacacacacacacacacacacacacacacacacacactgagtgtctCTGGTCTGTGGCATGAATGATGACATATGTGAAGACGTCTGATTCACCTCCCCACGTCTGCAGGTGCAGCTTCTTCCATCTGATGTAACCAAACAGCAGCAGGCAGATGAAGATTTGAGTCAGGCTGTTAGCGATCGCTGATCCACTgcaaacacacgcacaacaTGGTGGACGGTGAGGAGACAGAGCTGTGAGTGAGGCCTGTGTGGATGAACTCTGCCGTACAGTCGAGCTCTCTCTTCTTCCCAAACAGTCATGAAGTTATCAGAGGAGACAAACATGAGAAATGAAGAGTGAGACACTTACACCACTCCCAACTTGAGGCTGATGATCAAGAAGTAGTTGGTCCCTGCGTTGAGGACGTTggcggctgctgctgtgtaCATCTGAGGAAGAATAATCCCCTGACAAACAAGAAAGAAACACTCACTGTCAGTCTGTGTCCTTCATGCTCACACTGCACTTCATATGACTCTTATTAAAACTAAGTTAATGTGGTTAACATCGCGCTCAGCAAGTCCAGCCAGCACCGATCACACTGTCTTTAATCAGCAAGTAATTGGATTCAAATGATGTTGTAATAAATGTTGGCTGGAACAGTGACCACGCAGTCGGATCGTCCGCCTTCGTCTTgtcctgtcctctgtgtcctcttcttTAACATCACCTGTCCTCACGTCCTCCGTCACGACATCCATGAACCGTCTCTGTGCTCGTCCTCTCAGCTCATCACTGTTCCACTGCGGCCTGAACAAACTCTGATGCATCATCATCGTACAAAGATCCTCCAGATGTCGACTTCTCTGGACTTACTTGGTTTTGTAGATATGTGACCTGCAGCTGGTGCAGGAACAtggcctgacacacacacacacacacacacacacacacaca from the Solea solea chromosome 4, fSolSol10.1, whole genome shotgun sequence genome contains:
- the LOC131458703 gene encoding multidrug and toxin extrusion protein 1-like, with the translated sequence MEKLGSSDPAQSPGANMAEREGDEAAAAPSQLCRCAFVTRWLPAAYREELYHVLKLTGPLVLSRVLNFLLPFVITIFCGHIGNAELAGYALASAIINVTTTSTGFGLSVACDTLISQTFGGKNMKRVGVILQRSSLILLLFCLPCWAVLINADSLLLLMHQEDEVVRIAQIYVTAFLPAVPAMFLHQLQVTYLQNQGIILPQMYTAAAANVLNAGTNYFLIISLKLGVVGSAIANSLTQIFICLLLFGYIRWKKLHLQTWGGWNTDCLQEWGSYMKLAVPSALMVYFEWWIWEIGGFLAGVLGEVDLAAQHILLETGAITYMFPLGIHAATCVRVGNALGAGNTARALVTCRVALVLTALLSVIQGVILAASKSFLGGIFTSDESIVALVSTNLTVYIFLQFFDAILCVCTGILIGSGMQKFAALSNLVSYYFVALPAGIALMFAAQLRILGFWLGLLISVCLQTGFYLLLIFKLNWKKVTRKAQQRAGRTVAVMLKRPVSASLSEAAVPDVSDCVSTPQLDGEVVPQADGYCPVNTQDQGLKAGHGAEGNNTSAESTKEDGEQSKPEALLSVTQLILRRGLTLLALILALLVGVAFHVAFPAPELSAHSRANFTLTWANVSNPTQSAYLDLTPDL